The following are encoded together in the Xanthomonas sacchari genome:
- a CDS encoding C13 family peptidase, whose translation MRRPVAALVAVLAAWQRPLALLRRRLLPVALLALALPACHSDAGAMPAGAADAAQDEAAPDPVDQAQLRQALGSLQAQRPGIPDLYVVGFAGDASEDVFRNEVLYLRQMFTQRFGAAGRIATLINQGDNLGAHAYAPQASYDNLADTLDRVGKLMDPREDALLLFLTSHGTDKHELYLQFGPGEDAEYDTITPQELRRLLDDAGIRNRIIVISACYSGGFVPALKTADTLVITAARRDRPSFGCGNTASATYFGRAWLIDALARTTDMVESYSLASAEISAREQAEGEAPSYPQLYVGARIGSWLQHWRAQLPNAAAPPYPYPEPDADDAATAADADADTEPDHAPGTTQATAPPTPAKQARPSTAAPAQ comes from the coding sequence ATGCGCCGGCCTGTCGCCGCCTTGGTGGCCGTCCTGGCGGCGTGGCAGCGCCCGCTCGCCTTGCTGCGACGCCGCTTGCTGCCGGTAGCGCTGCTGGCGCTGGCCCTACCCGCCTGCCATTCCGACGCCGGCGCCATGCCGGCCGGCGCGGCCGACGCCGCACAGGACGAGGCGGCACCGGATCCGGTCGACCAGGCGCAACTGCGCCAGGCGCTGGGGTCGCTGCAGGCGCAGCGCCCAGGCATTCCCGACCTGTACGTGGTCGGATTCGCCGGCGACGCCAGCGAGGACGTGTTCCGCAACGAAGTGCTGTACCTGCGGCAGATGTTCACGCAGCGCTTCGGCGCCGCTGGCCGCATCGCCACCCTGATCAACCAAGGCGACAACCTGGGCGCGCACGCCTACGCGCCGCAGGCGTCCTACGACAACCTGGCCGATACGCTGGACCGCGTCGGCAAGCTGATGGATCCGCGCGAGGATGCGCTGCTGCTGTTCCTGACCAGCCACGGCACCGACAAGCACGAGCTGTACCTGCAGTTCGGCCCCGGCGAGGATGCCGAGTACGACACCATCACCCCGCAGGAACTGCGCCGCCTGCTCGACGACGCGGGCATCCGCAACCGCATCATCGTGATCTCGGCCTGCTACTCCGGCGGCTTCGTGCCGGCGCTGAAGACCGCCGACACTCTGGTGATCACCGCCGCACGCCGCGACCGGCCCTCGTTCGGCTGCGGCAACACCGCCAGCGCCACCTACTTCGGCCGTGCCTGGCTGATCGACGCACTGGCGCGCACCACCGACATGGTCGAAAGCTACAGCCTGGCCAGCGCCGAGATCAGCGCACGCGAACAGGCCGAAGGCGAAGCGCCGTCGTATCCGCAGCTGTACGTGGGTGCGCGCATCGGCAGCTGGCTGCAGCACTGGCGCGCGCAGTTGCCGAACGCCGCCGCACCGCCCTATCCGTATCCGGAACCCGATGCGGACGACGCAGCGACTGCGGCCGATGCAGATGCAGATACCGAACCGGACCACGCGCCCGGGACCACGCAAGCCACTGCCCCCCCGACGCCTGCAAAACAGGCGCGACCATCGACTGCCGCTCCCGCGCAGTGA
- a CDS encoding coproporphyrinogen-III oxidase family protein: MTELTIALVDDARGPPLPPPDYRNELPNRDGFVVAWPPQRYWKSAGDADLLAEQPLHLYFHIPFCLQRCRYCFFKIEILSDSSHAVRERYVDALCREIELVADAHRLRGRTVKSIYFGGGTPSVIQPEQLRRIKRKIEECFVLDAPEFVFEIEPITLNNRMIDGLADLGVNRISFGIQSFDDRVVALTGRHDTDEKNSRAIERALKTGAVVNVDLLSGLEGEVMGSWQHSINRAISLGVHAVTVYKMELYSNAHYMHDVRQGTLTLPGPDQEIAFARWGLSRLREAGYLPSTYFTFTREGKYPQRHIISRWRGEDLYGFGASAFGTVGGRSRQNVTEIDAYLDRVERGAIPTQRVLEISSADQMLRDLVMGLKTTAIDLGAYRDRHGVQLDTTLADDLAHLQQQGLVTLEDERLRLTDEGILYGDYCGRYLGAGLRRKLTGKAGPLRA, from the coding sequence ATGACCGAGCTCACGATCGCGCTGGTCGACGATGCGCGTGGTCCGCCCCTGCCGCCGCCGGACTATCGCAACGAACTGCCCAACCGCGACGGCTTCGTGGTGGCGTGGCCGCCTCAGCGTTACTGGAAGTCGGCCGGCGACGCCGATCTCCTGGCCGAACAGCCGCTGCATCTGTACTTCCATATCCCGTTCTGCCTGCAGCGCTGTCGCTACTGCTTCTTCAAGATCGAGATCCTGTCCGACTCCTCGCATGCGGTCCGCGAGCGCTATGTCGACGCGCTGTGCCGCGAGATCGAACTGGTCGCCGATGCGCACCGGTTGCGCGGACGCACGGTGAAGTCGATCTACTTCGGCGGCGGCACGCCGAGCGTGATCCAGCCCGAGCAGCTGCGCCGCATCAAGCGCAAGATCGAGGAGTGCTTCGTGCTCGATGCGCCCGAGTTCGTCTTCGAGATCGAGCCGATCACGTTGAACAACCGCATGATCGATGGGTTGGCGGACCTGGGCGTCAACCGGATCAGCTTCGGCATCCAGTCCTTCGACGACCGCGTGGTCGCCCTGACCGGTCGCCACGATACCGACGAGAAGAACTCGCGGGCGATCGAGCGAGCGCTGAAGACCGGTGCCGTGGTCAATGTGGATCTGCTGTCCGGGCTCGAAGGCGAGGTGATGGGCAGCTGGCAGCATTCGATCAACCGTGCCATCTCCCTCGGCGTGCATGCGGTCACCGTCTACAAGATGGAGTTGTACTCCAACGCGCACTACATGCACGACGTCCGCCAGGGCACGCTCACGCTGCCAGGCCCGGACCAGGAAATAGCGTTTGCGCGCTGGGGACTTTCGCGGCTGCGCGAGGCGGGCTATCTGCCGTCCACCTATTTCACCTTCACCCGCGAAGGGAAGTATCCGCAACGGCACATCATCAGCCGCTGGCGCGGCGAAGACTTGTATGGCTTCGGCGCATCGGCGTTCGGCACCGTGGGCGGACGCAGCCGGCAGAACGTCACCGAGATCGATGCCTATCTGGACCGCGTCGAGCGCGGTGCGATCCCGACGCAGCGGGTGCTGGAGATCAGCAGCGCCGACCAAATGCTGCGCGACCTGGTGATGGGGCTGAAGACGACCGCGATCGATCTCGGCGCCTACCGCGACAGGCACGGCGTGCAGCTGGACACGACGCTCGCCGACGACCTTGCGCACCTGCAGCAGCAGGGCCTGGTCACGCTCGAGGACGAGCGCCTGCGCCTGACCGACGAAGGCATCCTCTACGGCGACTACTGCGGCCGTTATCTGGGCGCCGGACTGCGCCGCAAGCTCACCGGAAAGGCCGGGCCGCTGAGAGCCTGA
- a CDS encoding sulfotransferase: MVKAPNLFVIGAPRCGTTSLFAALKQHPDVYATVLKEPHFYAADLPAQPHTVSDPADYQRLFAAAGDQRYRAEASVWYFYSQEAPARIARAHPDARIVLLLRSPADMLLSLYALYLRTGNEADSNPEAAVFRTSEARFANTYFPFGLHYLNLLDVTGPLSRWRSFFPRERLRVLTYEDMYASPQAGFRDLCGWLGIDQEAPVSFDARQAREAVRRMATKQLRDLPDHLRRKLNPAASRLHAGKADVAIPAALRTRLRHHAQERNAGFALAADRPWPDAWRAA, encoded by the coding sequence GTGGTGAAGGCGCCGAACCTGTTCGTCATCGGCGCGCCGAGATGCGGGACCACCTCGTTGTTCGCCGCGCTCAAGCAGCATCCGGACGTCTACGCGACCGTGCTGAAGGAGCCGCACTTCTACGCCGCGGACCTGCCCGCACAGCCGCACACCGTCTCCGATCCCGCGGACTACCAGCGCCTGTTCGCTGCTGCGGGCGACCAGCGCTATCGCGCCGAAGCGTCGGTCTGGTACTTCTACAGCCAGGAGGCGCCGGCACGGATCGCCAGGGCACATCCGGACGCGCGGATCGTGCTGCTGCTGCGAAGCCCGGCCGACATGCTGCTCAGCCTGTATGCGCTGTATCTGCGGACGGGCAACGAAGCCGACTCGAATCCCGAGGCGGCCGTGTTCCGCACGAGCGAGGCACGTTTCGCGAACACGTATTTTCCGTTCGGGCTGCACTACCTCAACTTGCTGGACGTCACCGGGCCACTGTCGCGTTGGCGCAGCTTCTTTCCCAGGGAGCGGTTGCGGGTGCTGACCTACGAGGACATGTACGCGTCGCCGCAGGCGGGGTTTCGCGATCTTTGCGGCTGGCTGGGCATCGACCAGGAAGCGCCGGTGAGCTTCGATGCCCGGCAGGCACGCGAGGCGGTGCGTCGCATGGCAACGAAGCAACTGCGCGATCTGCCCGATCATCTCCGCCGGAAGCTGAACCCCGCTGCCTCCCGATTGCACGCCGGCAAGGCGGACGTTGCGATCCCCGCTGCGCTGCGCACACGTCTGCGCCACCATGCGCAGGAACGCAACGCCGGCTTCGCGCTGGCAGCGGACAGGCCATGGCCTGACGCGTGGCGAGCTGCCTGA
- a CDS encoding acireductone dioxygenase, giving the protein MSRLRIFADTTPDTPLFDSRDGDAIAAELRKIGVTFERWQANQPIEAGASPEAVMAAYKADIDRLVAANGFKTVDVVSIAPDNPQREEMRKKFLDEHFHKEDEVRFFVAGSGLFTLHVDGKVYEIECVQNDLIAVPDGTHHWFDMGPEPRFVAIRFFTEPDGWVGHFTGTDIAQRFPRYEAKLRGEAH; this is encoded by the coding sequence ATGAGCCGACTCCGCATCTTCGCCGACACCACTCCCGACACGCCGCTGTTCGACAGCCGCGATGGCGACGCGATCGCCGCCGAACTGCGCAAGATCGGCGTCACCTTCGAGCGCTGGCAGGCCAACCAGCCGATCGAGGCCGGCGCCTCGCCGGAAGCGGTGATGGCTGCCTACAAGGCCGACATCGACCGCCTGGTCGCCGCCAACGGCTTCAAGACCGTGGACGTGGTCAGCATCGCCCCCGACAACCCGCAGCGCGAGGAGATGCGCAAGAAGTTCCTCGACGAGCACTTCCACAAGGAAGACGAGGTGCGTTTCTTCGTCGCCGGCTCCGGTCTGTTCACCCTGCACGTGGACGGCAAGGTCTACGAGATCGAGTGCGTGCAGAACGACCTGATCGCCGTGCCCGACGGCACCCACCACTGGTTCGACATGGGGCCGGAACCGCGCTTCGTCGCGATCCGCTTCTTCACCGAGCCGGACGGCTGGGTCGGCCACTTCACCGGCACCGACATCGCCCAGCGCTTCCCGCGCTACGAGGCGAAGCTGCGCGGCGAGGCGCACTGA
- a CDS encoding STY0301 family protein, whose protein sequence is MEPGAGVRSDLIDESDSRSTDDRARPLHCAPQQARQPFASQLRTDPPARQPSLASQDPRVSSASFMEVFLFHADATPAVHRAAPQRRSTPDSAGGEADFLDQGYTGERPADAAQMEATSMSSSKQLAALLLCLFGWRSALAAPSVCPIRQNQPLRSIDAFDGEPQDLATLEPDVAKERDGHWALGYIYDEGRFVTMRCKYADKQTQDVKLANRVEQCSYSINARNVLRVTCK, encoded by the coding sequence ATGGAGCCTGGAGCAGGAGTCCGCAGCGATCTCATAGATGAGAGTGATTCGCGTTCGACCGATGATCGCGCGCGGCCGCTACACTGCGCCCCGCAGCAAGCCCGCCAGCCTTTCGCCAGCCAGCTGCGCACCGATCCGCCCGCCCGCCAGCCTTCGCTCGCCAGCCAGGATCCTCGCGTTTCATCGGCCTCCTTCATGGAGGTTTTTTTGTTTCATGCCGATGCCACACCAGCAGTGCACCGGGCCGCGCCGCAGCGGCGGTCCACTCCAGACTCGGCAGGCGGTGAAGCCGACTTCCTCGATCAAGGCTACACAGGCGAACGCCCGGCCGACGCGGCGCAGATGGAAGCAACCTCTATGTCATCGAGCAAGCAACTTGCCGCGCTCCTCCTTTGCCTATTTGGCTGGAGGAGTGCGCTCGCCGCGCCTTCCGTCTGCCCCATTCGACAGAACCAGCCACTTCGCTCCATCGATGCATTCGATGGAGAACCACAGGATCTCGCAACGCTTGAACCCGACGTGGCAAAGGAACGAGACGGCCATTGGGCTCTCGGCTACATCTACGACGAGGGCCGCTTCGTCACCATGCGCTGCAAGTACGCGGACAAGCAAACGCAGGATGTAAAGCTGGCGAACCGTGTGGAGCAATGCAGCTATTCAATCAATGCAAGGAATGTTCTTCGCGTAACCTGCAAATGA
- a CDS encoding methylthioribulose 1-phosphate dehydratase produces MNALPYDSERLRTLAHLLIDNIRELSQAGWTPATSSNFSHRLDERHAAITVSGRDKGRLVEDDIMVVDFDGQAVGRPLRPSAETLLHTQLYRRFPEVGCILHTHSPVQTIASRLYAPQGHIRLEGYELLKALHGNQTHETAVDLPVFANTQDMTVLATQVDALLDRTPLWGYLIDGHGLYAWGHDMAEARRHLEAFEFLLHCELELRKLRAAG; encoded by the coding sequence ATGAACGCACTGCCCTACGATTCCGAGCGCCTGCGCACGCTGGCGCACCTGCTGATCGACAACATCCGCGAACTCTCGCAGGCCGGCTGGACTCCCGCCACCAGCAGCAACTTCTCGCACCGCCTGGACGAGCGCCACGCGGCGATCACCGTCTCCGGCCGCGACAAGGGCCGGCTGGTGGAGGACGACATCATGGTGGTGGACTTCGACGGCCAGGCCGTCGGCCGTCCGCTGCGCCCATCCGCCGAGACCCTGCTGCACACCCAGTTGTACCGGCGCTTCCCCGAAGTCGGCTGCATCCTGCATACGCATTCGCCGGTGCAGACCATCGCCTCGCGCCTGTACGCACCGCAGGGCCATATCCGCCTGGAAGGCTACGAGCTGCTGAAGGCGCTGCACGGCAACCAGACCCACGAGACCGCGGTGGACCTGCCGGTGTTCGCCAACACCCAGGACATGACCGTGCTGGCGACGCAGGTCGACGCCCTGCTCGACCGCACGCCGCTGTGGGGCTACCTGATCGACGGCCACGGCCTGTACGCCTGGGGCCACGACATGGCCGAGGCGCGACGCCACCTGGAGGCCTTCGAGTTCCTGCTGCACTGCGAGCTGGAGCTGCGCAAGCTGCGCGCCGCCGGCTGA
- a CDS encoding SDR family NAD(P)-dependent oxidoreductase: MTQTRSGDRVALISGGNRGIGLATCEGLAERGMQVYMGCRNLADGMAVVARRQLSGVTPIQLDVCSEASMAAAVNVIAQAHGHVDVLVNNAGVSVGVRDTPSTEAEAQARATFDVNFFGPWRLIQLVLPLMQLRPQAQIINVSSGHGSSTKIEGNNLAYRSSKSALNVLTQALAMELADRGIRVNCMTPGWVRTKLGGIAAPRSPEQGAETILWLADGGGETGKFYKDKAVFPW, encoded by the coding sequence ATGACGCAGACGCGCAGCGGCGATCGCGTCGCCCTCATCAGTGGCGGCAATCGCGGGATCGGGCTGGCGACGTGCGAAGGCCTCGCCGAGCGTGGCATGCAGGTGTACATGGGGTGCCGGAATCTGGCCGATGGCATGGCCGTGGTCGCGCGCCGCCAGCTGAGCGGGGTGACGCCGATCCAGCTGGACGTCTGCTCCGAAGCGTCGATGGCCGCGGCGGTCAACGTCATCGCACAAGCCCACGGGCATGTCGACGTGCTCGTGAACAATGCCGGCGTCTCCGTGGGCGTGCGCGATACGCCCAGTACGGAAGCCGAGGCGCAGGCGCGGGCGACGTTCGACGTCAACTTCTTCGGCCCGTGGCGGCTGATCCAGTTGGTCCTGCCCCTGATGCAGTTGCGGCCGCAGGCGCAGATCATCAATGTCTCCAGCGGGCACGGCAGTTCGACCAAGATCGAAGGCAACAACCTGGCGTACCGCAGCTCGAAGTCGGCATTGAATGTGCTGACCCAGGCGCTGGCCATGGAGCTCGCCGACCGCGGCATCCGCGTCAATTGCATGACCCCGGGCTGGGTCAGGACCAAGCTCGGCGGCATCGCCGCGCCGCGCTCGCCGGAGCAGGGGGCCGAGACCATCCTGTGGCTGGCCGATGGCGGCGGCGAGACCGGCAAGTTCTACAAGGACAAGGCGGTTTTCCCGTGGTGA
- a CDS encoding amino acid permease — protein MLKQLLATKHPHASHEDAGGLGLQRALGPWGLTALGIGAVIGGGIFVITGQAAANHAGPAIMLSFVLAAVCCAFCALAYAEFAAMVPVSGSAYTYTYATFGELAAWFIGWMLVLEYGVSASAVAVSWTGYFLSLLDHFNIHLPAALVNAPLDGKLQPTGAIANLPAAGIVLLLTWLCYVGIRKSSAMNMAMVVLKSGLIVLVIAAGWKYVDPANWHPFIPANEGPGKYGMDGVLRGAAMVFFAYIGFEAVSVAAQESHRPQRDLPIGMILSLVICTVLYIAMAAVMTGLVPFAQLGTDEPVVTAVAAHPQLGWLRVVVEVGALIGLSSVVLVMIIGQPRIFMIIARDGLLPPVFTKIHPTYRTPHVNTVITGIGIALLAALFPLDVLGELTSMGTLIAFAAVCAGVLILRRTQPDLPRPFRIPFAWPICIAGVLSCLALLSAMTAHNWMLMAGWTVIGLAIYFGYGYRHSRLRGSQG, from the coding sequence ATGCTCAAACAACTCTTGGCCACCAAACACCCCCATGCCAGCCACGAGGACGCCGGCGGGCTGGGCCTGCAACGCGCGCTCGGCCCCTGGGGCCTGACCGCGCTGGGCATTGGCGCGGTGATCGGCGGCGGCATCTTCGTCATCACCGGGCAGGCCGCGGCCAACCATGCCGGGCCGGCGATCATGCTCTCGTTCGTGCTGGCCGCGGTGTGCTGCGCGTTCTGCGCGCTGGCCTACGCCGAGTTCGCGGCGATGGTGCCGGTCTCCGGCAGCGCCTACACCTATACCTACGCCACCTTCGGCGAACTGGCGGCCTGGTTCATCGGCTGGATGCTGGTGCTCGAGTACGGCGTGTCGGCCTCGGCGGTGGCGGTGAGCTGGACCGGCTATTTCCTCAGCCTGCTCGACCACTTCAACATCCATCTGCCGGCCGCGCTGGTCAACGCGCCGCTGGACGGCAAGCTGCAGCCCACCGGCGCGATCGCCAACCTGCCCGCCGCCGGCATCGTGCTGCTGCTGACCTGGCTGTGCTACGTCGGCATCCGCAAGTCCTCGGCGATGAACATGGCGATGGTGGTGCTGAAGAGCGGCCTGATCGTGCTGGTCATCGCCGCCGGCTGGAAATACGTGGATCCGGCCAACTGGCACCCGTTCATCCCCGCCAACGAAGGCCCCGGCAAGTACGGCATGGACGGCGTGCTGCGCGGCGCGGCGATGGTGTTCTTCGCCTACATCGGCTTCGAGGCGGTGTCGGTGGCGGCGCAGGAATCGCATCGGCCGCAGCGCGATTTGCCGATCGGCATGATCCTGTCGTTGGTGATCTGCACCGTGCTGTACATCGCCATGGCCGCGGTGATGACCGGGCTGGTGCCGTTCGCGCAACTGGGCACCGACGAGCCGGTGGTGACCGCGGTCGCCGCGCATCCGCAGCTGGGCTGGCTGCGCGTGGTGGTGGAGGTCGGCGCGCTGATCGGCCTGTCCTCTGTGGTGCTGGTGATGATCATCGGCCAGCCGCGCATCTTCATGATCATCGCCCGCGACGGCCTGCTGCCGCCGGTGTTCACCAAGATCCACCCGACCTACCGCACCCCGCACGTCAACACGGTGATCACCGGCATCGGCATCGCCCTGCTGGCGGCGCTGTTCCCGCTGGACGTGCTGGGCGAACTGACCTCGATGGGCACCCTGATCGCCTTCGCCGCGGTCTGCGCCGGCGTGCTGATCCTGCGCCGCACCCAGCCGGACCTGCCGCGGCCGTTCCGCATCCCGTTTGCGTGGCCGATCTGCATCGCCGGCGTGCTCAGTTGCCTGGCGCTGCTGTCGGCGATGACCGCGCACAACTGGATGCTGATGGCCGGCTGGACGGTGATCGGCCTGGCAATCTACTTCGGCTACGGCTACCGCCACAGCCGCCTGCGCGGCAGCCAGGGCTGA
- the mtnC gene encoding acireductone synthase codes for MTDPRVVLTDIEGTTSSISFVKDVLFPYARRALPGFVREHGQQPQVRHWLDAVASECGGICTDAVIVETLQGWIDQDRKHTALKALQGMIWEAGYRDADFTAHIYPDAAPALRRWHADGRALYVYSSGSVPAQKLFFGHSDAGDLRALFSGWFDTEIGGKREQPSYARIAEAIGVAPAQIVFLSDVVAELDAARAAGLDTVLIDRRDDYPQPRQGEACNGHRRAESFADLGF; via the coding sequence ATGACCGATCCGCGCGTCGTTCTCACCGACATCGAAGGCACCACCAGCAGCATCTCCTTCGTCAAGGACGTGCTGTTCCCGTACGCGCGCCGCGCCCTGCCCGGCTTCGTGCGCGAGCATGGCCAGCAGCCGCAGGTGCGGCACTGGCTGGATGCCGTCGCCAGCGAATGCGGCGGCATCTGCACCGATGCGGTGATCGTGGAGACCCTGCAGGGCTGGATCGACCAGGACCGCAAGCACACCGCGCTCAAGGCGCTGCAGGGCATGATCTGGGAAGCCGGCTACCGCGATGCCGACTTCACTGCGCACATCTATCCCGATGCCGCACCGGCGCTGCGCCGCTGGCACGCCGACGGCCGCGCGCTGTACGTGTACTCGTCCGGCTCGGTGCCGGCGCAGAAGCTGTTCTTCGGCCATAGCGACGCGGGCGACCTGCGCGCGCTGTTCTCCGGCTGGTTCGATACCGAGATCGGCGGCAAGCGCGAGCAGCCCAGCTACGCGCGCATCGCCGAGGCAATCGGGGTGGCGCCGGCGCAGATCGTGTTCCTGTCCGACGTGGTCGCCGAACTGGATGCGGCCCGCGCTGCCGGCCTGGACACGGTGCTGATCGACCGCCGCGACGATTACCCGCAACCGCGCCAGGGCGAGGCCTGCAACGGCCACCGCCGCGCGGAGAGCTTCGCCGACCTGGGCTTCTGA
- a CDS encoding calcineurin-like phosphoesterase family protein, with protein sequence MLLRAVVLTCLLTAALPVLAQPATISGSVYQERDGHAGRGDGEPGIAGVQVSDGVHIVRTDAQGRYSLQVEPGRTVFVIKPDGYTFASAGNGLPAYWRHYAPAGSPKLKYPGIAPTTGATEHWDFALRAQPKADSTEVLVFADSQTASMTDVGYYARAIVAPLVGKTQARLGTTLGDLVSDDLSLFPALNAETVKLGVPWFHVPGNHDLNFDAADDLGSLASWRAIYGPDTYAVEDGGASFVFLDDVIYQPQRQPDYIGGLREDQFAFLQTYLASVPKDRLLVLGMHIHLFDAVPGKESFRHADRARLFALLKDFPHVLVLTAHSHTQRHMYYTAADGWQGASPLHEYNVGAACGAYWSGVKGADGVPVTTMSDGTPNGYAVLTVKRGGDYALAYHAARAAGDPQLQLHAPKVLRRGAYPAWGVYANVFMGEDDTRVEYRLDGGPWKPMRHVRQPDPDLLAENARDDAADALRGYDRSPEATPSEHLWRGVLPTDLSVGAHRIEVRAFDRWRGEQRASTSYRLQDASP encoded by the coding sequence ATGTTGCTGCGTGCCGTCGTGCTCACCTGCCTGTTGACCGCCGCGCTTCCCGTGCTGGCGCAGCCGGCGACGATCAGCGGCAGCGTCTACCAGGAGCGCGATGGCCATGCGGGACGTGGCGATGGCGAGCCCGGCATCGCCGGCGTGCAGGTCTCCGATGGCGTGCACATCGTGCGCACCGACGCGCAGGGGCGCTACTCCCTGCAAGTGGAGCCGGGACGCACGGTCTTCGTGATCAAGCCCGATGGCTACACCTTCGCCAGCGCAGGCAACGGTCTGCCTGCCTATTGGCGCCACTACGCGCCGGCCGGCTCGCCCAAGCTCAAGTACCCGGGGATCGCGCCGACGACCGGCGCCACCGAGCACTGGGATTTCGCCCTGCGCGCGCAGCCCAAGGCCGACAGCACCGAGGTGCTGGTCTTCGCCGACAGTCAGACCGCCTCGATGACCGACGTCGGCTACTACGCCCGCGCGATCGTCGCCCCGCTGGTCGGCAAGACCCAGGCGCGCCTGGGCACCACGCTGGGCGACCTGGTCAGCGACGACTTGTCGCTGTTTCCCGCGCTGAACGCCGAAACCGTCAAGCTGGGCGTGCCGTGGTTCCACGTGCCCGGCAACCACGACCTGAATTTCGACGCGGCCGACGACCTGGGGTCGTTGGCTAGCTGGCGCGCGATCTACGGCCCGGACACCTACGCGGTGGAGGACGGGGGCGCCAGCTTCGTGTTCCTCGACGACGTGATCTATCAGCCGCAGCGCCAGCCCGATTACATCGGCGGCTTGCGCGAGGATCAGTTCGCGTTCCTGCAGACCTACCTGGCGAGCGTTCCCAAGGATCGGCTGCTGGTGCTGGGGATGCATATCCACCTGTTCGACGCGGTCCCCGGCAAGGAGTCCTTCCGCCATGCCGACCGTGCGCGGCTGTTCGCGCTGCTGAAGGACTTCCCGCACGTGCTGGTGCTCACCGCGCACAGCCACACCCAGCGGCACATGTACTACACCGCCGCCGACGGCTGGCAGGGCGCGAGCCCGCTGCACGAGTACAACGTCGGCGCCGCTTGCGGCGCCTATTGGTCCGGCGTCAAGGGCGCCGATGGCGTGCCGGTGACGACGATGTCCGACGGCACGCCCAATGGCTATGCCGTGCTGACCGTGAAGCGCGGCGGCGACTATGCGCTCGCCTATCACGCCGCGCGCGCCGCCGGCGATCCGCAGTTGCAGTTGCATGCGCCCAAGGTGCTGCGCCGCGGTGCCTACCCGGCCTGGGGGGTGTACGCGAACGTGTTTATGGGCGAAGACGACACACGTGTGGAGTACCGTCTCGATGGCGGCCCCTGGAAGCCGATGCGGCACGTCCGGCAGCCGGATCCGGACCTGCTCGCGGAGAACGCGCGCGACGATGCCGCCGACGCGTTGCGTGGTTACGACCGTTCGCCGGAAGCCACGCCGTCGGAACACCTGTGGCGCGGCGTCCTGCCCACCGACCTGAGCGTCGGCGCACACCGGATCGAGGTTCGCGCCTTCGATCGCTGGCGCGGCGAGCAGCGCGCCAGCACCAGCTATCGGTTGCAGGACGCGTCGCCCTGA